CAATGAGAtggttaaataaaaaaacaaaaaacactatttTAATAATGTATGCACATGTGGAATAACTGGATATCCACATTTATCAATAAGGGTGACTTTGTACAAAGTGTCTTCAGTGAAGATTTTGTGGTCCTGAGAAAAAACCGTATGGATGAAAGAGGTCACCCTTAAAGAATATCAGCTTATGACCTCAAGTAAAGCCTCGGCATCTGCTGCATCATGTAGTTTATCAATCAGCTCATCCAGCAGCTCCTCTCCATTTAAGAATTCCTGTAACAATAAACATGGACATGATATTCAAATTCACAAGTATGTATTAAAGAACTAGAACTTCAAGAACTAGAGATTTAGCCAAGAGATTTCTTTTTAATGTCAAATAAAAATGGAAGATATAAGTCGACTCTATTGCCTCATATAGAAAGGCTGAGAATCTGACTAGGTCTTTGTTAGATCTAGAAATAAAACTTAATGTTTATTAGGGATATATAAAATCAAAATAAAACGTGTATGTGAACAAACCCCACACCTAGTGCTGGTTAAAATGTAGTAGACTGTATATCAACAGTAACATCTATGCCTCCACTATTGGAGATCCAACCAGTCTCAAAATTAGCAAGCTATATTGTCCAACTTCGACTTTATACTCTATGACGCCaaatcatgtgacgtctgggggTGTGGATTAGTTTCCTCACTTCCCTCCTTTTTATTGGCCAGATGAGTGGGATTCATCAGCAAGGGGGGTGGTTATGGCCTATAAAAGATCGAACAtccattactactagagatgagtgaatagtattcaatcaaataccttgctcccataaaatgcgtgtaagtggccaaacaccaagtggttaagcgcagtgaatattttatgtgcttaaccccttggtgttcagccggtttcacgcattcctatggagtgaggcattcgatcgaatactattcgctcaacaccaaTTACTACACTATCCCTTGACGAACCCATAAGCAGGGAAAAACGCGTTGAGATGCCGCGTGATACCTTTTTTTCTATGAATTATCTTCATCTATGCTGCCTCCTGGCACCTTGAGTCTTGATTATCCCTATGTAGGTAGAAATGTCTATtcctaaggggcaacacggtggctcagtggttagcactgcagccctgcagcgccggagtcctgggttcgaatcctgccaggaacaacatcagcaaggagcttgtatgttctccccgtgtttgcgtggatttcctcccattctacagaagacatactgataggaaaaaaaaaaaaaaaaatgtacattgtgatccctatatggggctcacaatctgcataaaaaaaaaaaaaaaaaatgtccccttATCTGCTCCATTACCAGCACTTGGTGTGCACACAGTGGGATTTGTTCACATGGtctttttgttttgattttatATATCCTTAGATAAGAGGAACTGTAAAACGCACTTTTGAGTGCAATGCTGACAGACACTTATGACAGCCATGTGGTGATGTAACAAGTGCAtcaaacattaaccccttcccgacatgcgccgtaatagtacggcgcgtgtcgggtctgtaactatggtgaccgcccgggagccgggcggccatcatagccgccgggtgtctactgctttaagcagtagacaaccggctctaatgcctccgatcggtccccggaccgatcggaggcattaacccctccggcgctgctgtcaaaggcgccggaggcgccatcttcccggcggcgcatgggcgccgccattttggcagggatcgccggctcctggagcatgctccagggccgaccccccgttgccatgacagccgggagccttgttaagggctcccagccggtctgcaaattctctcttttgcaggctggtgtatacagcctgcaaaagagatgatgattttttgcaatgcattagcattgtaatgcattgcattagtgatcagaccccctggggttcaacacccctagggggtctaataaatgcaaaaaaaaaataaaaaaaaaaagtaaaaaaaaatataaaaaaaatataaaaagtattaaaagttcaaatcacccccctttccctagaacaaatataaaagtagttaaaaactgtgaaacatatacatgctaGGTAtcccccgcgtccgaaatcgcccgctctacaaatctataaaaatatttttcctgttcggtaaacgccgtagcaggaaaaatagtcaaaagtgccaaaccgccgttttttcactgttttaattctgataaaatttgaataaaaagtgatcaaagcaataacatttcccgaaaatggtagaactaaaaagtacacccggccccgcaaaaaaagacgccctatgcatccccgtacacctatgtataaaaaatttaaggccgtcggaatatggcgacttttagaaaaaaaaatttttaacaccgttttggaattttttttaggggtcaaaatgtaaataaaaccatataaatttggtatccctggaaccgtaccgaaacacagaatataggggacatgtcattttggctgcacagtgaacgccgtaaaaccaaagcccgtaagaaagtcgcagaaatgcattttttcttcaaatccaccccattctgaatttttttcctgcttcccagtacattatatagaataaataatggtggcatcatgaagaaaaaattgtcccgcaaaaattaagacctcatatgactctgggagcggagaaataaaaaagttatggggtttagaaggaggggagtcaaaaacgaaaaacgaaaatcaaaaaatgccatcggcgggaaggggttaaatttgcCATGCAATTTTCATACATGTGGCACATTTTGGACTATTAGCCACATAAATTCCAGCACAAGAGGGATAAAACTTGTTTCCATTATTGAAACATTAAAAAGTCCATATCACATCACAGATAAAGCACAGATATCCTACTATATAGCACATAACATAATCATGTAAGTTATTGTACATTAGAAAAGATATAGTATATACCCTTAGGTTACGATTCTCATAAGATATCCTGTGGTCTGTTAGTCTGTCTTGAGTAAAGTTGTAGGTGCGAATACGGTCAGCCTGATCTCTTGTTCCAACCTGCAAGGAATATAACAAAGCAAGATTCTATCACATTGATCAACTATATCACCAGATTGGTTTAAAGGATCCAAAAAACAGATTGTAAAAACTGAATAGACATACAGACATTGATCAGGGTTTttggagttgttgttttttttgttgttgctttcACATCAAGTTTTTGTTTCAgttggggaatttttttttatttttttttatttttttttatattcagcaAAAATCATCTGTGGTATTgtgaagaaaaaagaaatatatgTAAACGGATACAAACTGATCAGTTTTTTTGCTGCATCCATCAAAAGCTCGGATTCCTTCCCtgtgtgcattcacatggagtaaagtggtgctgatttaggcgttgattttttttttacacgtgtaaaaataggcGAGGCGTTTTTCGAAGTGGGTTTTTAACACTGTCGCATTTTCtgttattttacacatgtaaaaaaaatgcaacagaaaacGCACCAAAAAACTTGTCAAAAACCAATTTGCgccaaaaaacgcatcaaaaaatgCCTCgcctatttttacacatgtaaaaatcaacACCTAAATCattgccactttactccatgtgaaagcactGACTCTCTGTAAACAGGTGGCCATCCATTTTGTGCATCCGCAAAAACTGATTACTTAAATGGATGATGAAAACATGATGTGAACGGCCCCTACAATAGCTTCTGTGTTGTCAAACCTATGCAGATAGAATGAAAGCTGGCCCCTGATTGGTTTCTATGAGCATCACTGACAATGATTAACCAAAAATGGTGCAGAAGATGGGGAAGAAATAAGACATGTTCCGCATGACAACCAAAATTGTTTACATTGTAAATGACCTGAAAATGACAGCTGGTTTTGGACTGGTTACTAGAGGTAACAGCTCCCCCTTTTTACATACTGTACTAGGTTAGAAATTGGTTCAGATTTGGCATTTTTAAAAGGTGAAAGGACAAATGTGCATCATGTATAGATTTTTTTCAACAACGTGAATAGGGTTTTGAAGACCTGTTATAGCCAGGGGTCAGCGGCCACCTTAGTATTGATGCCAGTGCCTATGagccccctaaggctcttgggccagggtgtgactgcaccccctcaagttacacccctgctatcAACAGAACTTATTCTCGATCCAAAGTTCCTGAGCGATGGGAGTCCAACCTTTGGAACCTCCAGTGCTCACAAGTACAGGAGTCTCAAGAATGTAATGGTATTATGTAACTACTACTACCTGTAGGAAAAACTCAATCTCAATGGTACAAATCTTATGTCCCTTTAGGGACTAACCAAGACACAAATATATCAATTACAATATATTTCTATCCATCAACCAGTATGTATTTAAGTTACTATTGTCTGCTCAAAATGGGAAACTTCTAGGGCAGTAGGCCAAGTCTGATCAATAGGTTTCTCTTTAACTGTTTCCCACCTGCAATTTTCTGGAACTCTGTCTCTGGGACAATtcttgctttacattctgttcaTGCAGTTTTGCTCTCAGCATCTTCATGGCTTTATCTTTATTCTGAATTTGGGAACGTTCTTGTTGGCACTCAACTGATATTCCTATATGGAAACACACAGTAGTTTGTGAATATGCAATGAGCGGATATGTTGTGTGATAAAAGTTCGGTAGTACACATACATGTAATGGAAAACACGAACATTTTGCAGCTGTAGAAACCAAACCAAAAAAGTCAAAAGTAGCAGAGTTTGCACCAAACATCATTGACAAAGAACgaaaaccagacacaacctgCAGAAATGTATCAATGTATAGGTCTATAGAAATTGCACTTATTCTTGCAGTAGCCCTTCATTTTGGGGATCTGTAGTGCAGATTATAGAGCTGTAGAAATCTTAGGCTGACATAATACTACACCTGTAGGAAGGTGAACTATCCGCACCGCGCTGTCTGTTGTATTGACATGTTGTCCTCCAGCACCTTTCGCCCTGAATGTATCGATTCTTAATTCTTTTGGATCGATTTTAATGTCTATCTATAAATGAAATAAAAGGTAAATAACTGAAATTATTAAAAGCAGGACTAGAGTATTAAAATTCTAGAATGGCTGAGGCACTTACATTACCTCATCAGGTTGAAGAAGTACGATTACAGTCATTGTACCCGTGTGAATCCTCTGCATCCTAGAAGACAAGCCAACCTCCGGAATTCTCTGAACTCTATGGACCCCACCTTCATATTTCAAGCGCTTGTACACACCTTCACCTATAATGCGTGCTGCTGCATGGTGTAAaccacctgcaaagtggatgttatATTGTATTAAAAAATATCTACAATATCTGTGGTTCTATTGAGGGAATTATGCATAGAAGTAACTGAGCAGATCTATAACTTCTGCAAAAAGATTATAAGGCCCCTTTTACATGGGAGAATTAGGTCATTGTTAtggaagccaaaaccagaagggttcaaaacaaaaacatgcaaatctaatactttttctgttttttttccccttttctgGTGTTgatttgtattttattcatttaggagcagttggaattttttctctagccctcatcgTTCCTGACCAATCAATGCTATTActattggtgtctgatgtgctatttaggctctgtactgacaGGAGGGCGgtaatactcatctgtccctggtATTTCATTGTCCTCAACCTCTGTCTGGCCCCAAGGCAGTCCTTGCCACAAGTGACGAATGAGCACaaccagtggcctaaggaaaggattcAGGACATCACTCACACATGTCACCTGAGACTTCCCGGGTCCTTCCTTTAGGCTGCTGACTGGCCTCATTGGTTATGTGTGGAcaggacttccactggaagaagCCATGGAGGAACTTGGGACCGGACAGCagcattgttttgtttttcaatttCCCTGAACTCGAGGAAAAAAAACTGGATAACCTTTAATGATAAAAAACCTTCTCTATGTGAGTGTGCGTGCAgaaatagctgtcaatcactgtgtagggccacccactggactccaaagcccagaatgagcagagGGTTAAATGAATAAGgttattaaagggatagtccagtgACAACAATGTTACCCCCTATCCAGGTGTCCTGGCAATAATTTGACAATTTCATAGGGATGGGCTGTCATTTAAAAGTGCATGAGAGCCTTCCAACTTGTTCTCCAACCCCAGATACTGCGGAATACTCCTAAACATGGAAGCTTGCTGGCATTGCATGAGTATTTAGAAACAGACGGAAGGGTTCCCATACAGGACCATCTGTTATCAGTCAGAATGCCAAGCCGCTACAGGTCTCTCGCTCTCAAATAGCAAGAAATACTTTACATTTTGTAgacagcccattcatttaaataaaGCATTGTTGAAAGGGAAGTTATTAGTGACTACCAGATTCACAGATTCATTTATTGTAAGCTACCTATACAGCACCAACatgttccatggtgctgtacacaaAGTGAAGGCACTCCCAGCACCagtgtggctcacaatctattaGCACACTACAGCCAATTTTGTAGAAAGATGCTAAACTTTTCTGTGTATATTAAGACAAAAGTTTGACCCAAATGACCCCAATATTTACATCAAAGCtggattatattatattttcatcaCTGGAAACAGTTCTTAATGCTAGATTTCACTTTTGTTCATTCATTATCTAttatgttaattgacaaaaatgaaTTACTAACACTTCTATTCTTGAAAACTTTGTtactttgcaggattttttacTGTAGTGCACTTAGCCAAGCTTACTTCTCATAGTTAACATGCAAAATAAAAGAAATGCATTACCAGAATCGTTTGGCGAGTAATTCAGAATTTCAAATGACCAAGACTTATACTGAGCATATTTCGTGTACATGTCAAAAACCTCAGCCGTAAACTGCTGGCAAATGTCACCTGAAAATAATAGCACCAATTTAAGAATG
This sequence is a window from Leptodactylus fuscus isolate aLepFus1 chromosome 2, aLepFus1.hap2, whole genome shotgun sequence. Protein-coding genes within it:
- the MTRF1 gene encoding peptide chain release factor 1, mitochondrial encodes the protein MKRLSVVALWRRSCVSGLHTCTPDYVLQKVCTKPFVGQPTVGSQSNVRTSPFLTLYGLHPRRSCSQGFGALWKNKKLQSYLQSLISEHRQLSQTLNLTLKEEERKTLTQRHTELSSLSALLHKIQEAESDIKELEAMFADLNSKEEQELLQEEKDFMIQNINNLQEELLRFLVPPEKYDMNDAILEVVSGRTTGGDICQQFTAEVFDMYTKYAQYKSWSFEILNYSPNDSGGLHHAAARIIGEGVYKRLKYEGGVHRVQRIPEVGLSSRMQRIHTGTMTVIVLLQPDEIDIKIDPKELRIDTFRAKGAGGQHVNTTDSAVRIVHLPTGISVECQQERSQIQNKDKAMKMLRAKLHEQNVKQELSQRQSSRKLQVGTRDQADRIRTYNFTQDRLTDHRISYENRNLREFLNGEELLDELIDKLHDAADAEALLEVIS